In Leptospira fainei serovar Hurstbridge str. BUT 6, the genomic stretch AGGCTTCAAACTATTTTATCTTTAGAATGCCGAGTTCTTTTCCTTGCATTCGCATAGCGGGAACGAAAATAGTCGTATGCTCGGATCAACCGATCGACTAATTGTTCGCAATCTTAAGAAAGAATACAAAACGGGAAAATTATCGACGCCCGTTTTGAACGGTATCGATATCGAACTCCCGACTTCCTTCATAACCTTGATGGGCCCATCCGGTTCCGGAAAATCAACATTTTTGAATATTCTTTCCGGAATCGATTCCGCGGACTCCGGAGAAGTGTGGGTGAACGGATTCGATCTGACAAAACTATCCGAATCCGAACTTACGGAATACCGTCGCAACGATACCGGGATCATATTTCAATTTTTCCATCTTCTCCCCTATCTGGATGCGATAGAGAATGTCGCCCTGCCTTTGTATATTTCAGGACTCGGTCGGAAGGCGGCTCGATCGATTGCCGAGGAGGCTTTAGAAAGGGTCGGACTCGCAAATCGAAGAACTCATAAGCCGGACGAACTTTCCGGAGGGGAGCAACAAAGAGTCGCTATAGCCAGAGCTTTAGGTAAGAAACCCAGAATCGTTTTGGCGGACGAGCCGACCGGAAATTTAGATACGCTTCATGCAGGAAAGGTCTTAGAACTTTTGTTGGAACTCCAAGAGAAGGAAAAATTTTCGCTTATTATAGTCACTCATGATAGAGAAATCGGAACGCAAGGTAAAATCCGATTGAGAATGAAAGATGGACGAATCTATCAAGAGGAAGAAATCCTTCGGTGAGTCTATATCTACTCTTTCTATTCGAATATTTTAGAACCCACATTTCACGCGTAGTCTTTGCCTTACTGGGAATTTCCTTAGGTGTCGGATTATTTTTATCCACGACTACCAACGCCGGAAAAGCCGAACGATCCCTGATCGATTTTTCATTGGGTTATTTCAGGAGGGATTATAAACTGAAAGTCGGAGCATCGCAACCCGGCCAAACGATTTCTTGGAATACGATATCCTATATTTATAATGATCCAAGGCTTCGCAAAATAACGAACATCCTACCCAGAAGCCAACGCGAAGCGATCGCATCGGATAATCTCAGGATTCTTTATCTTGCTATAGATCTGATTAAAGAGACTCCGGGAAAATCCTTGATCGGACAGAATGGGCGAATTCAGACTCTATCGCCTGCGGATACTACGTTCGTCTCTCAAGCGGTCTGGGATCGTTATAAAGGAAAACCGTTCGATCTTTTGCTGGACGGAGTCACTCGAGAGATCCGAAACTATCACCCCGTTAAAACCGAAGGAGGATTTTTAGTTTTCCAGGATTTTTCCCTAGCCTCCCAAAATATCGATACGGAAAAAGGACCGGACTATCTGCTCTTACGCTGCCCGGAGGATGACGCGACTAAAATTAAACGAATTCTGGCGGAAGACCTAGGTGGAAATTTTCAGGTCGAAACATCCCGGGAAATTCAGGAAAAATCGGCAAATGCGCTCCGATCATTTCAACTGAATCTTTTAGTGATTTCTTTCATATCTCTTCTAATCGCATTCTTTATGGTTTCAAACACCATGTCGGGTTTGTATTTGAGTCGCGAGAGAGAATTGGGAATTTTAAGAACTCTCGGGCTAGATCATCGAAAAGCTACGTTTCTATTTTTAAGCCAATCCTTGATTTTGGGAGTCTTCGGAAGCATATTAGGGTTAGGTATCGGCACTTTCTTTTCCGGCTTGGATTTCTTTCGACCGGAATCCACTCTAGTCGATCGCTCCTTTCTATCCACATACGGCTCGATACCCGCAACAGACTATGCGATCGCTTTAGTTGTGGGAATCGCAGGATCCGTTTTTTCGGCATTGATTCCTTCGTCTAGGGCCGGAAAAATAACTCCAATCTCCATCTTAAGAGACGCATCCAAAGGCAGCTCGACATTCGGTACCGAAAAATTCGCCGTCGCAGGGGTCTTACTATTTATCATTTCTTTAGGAATTGCGAATATACCGTCACCCTGGAAACTCCCGTTACCGGGCCTCTTAGGAATCGGTGGAATCGTAATCGGGATTACGCTCGCCTTCCCTTTCTGCATTAAAACCATCACCGGCATAATGATTTCCCTATTGGAAAAGGGAGATTCCACTTTTACGTTTCTAAAAATCGGTCTCGAGGAATTGAAGGAAAATCCCGGAAGAAATACGCTTACGGCGGCGACCGTTATGCTTTCCGTTTCCTTGGTTCTCTGCCTAACGATTCTAACCGACAGCTATAAACGATCACTGAACGATTGGGTGGACTCCGAATTTCCGTCGGACATTACGGTTATCAACAACCGGTTTTTTCATTCGGGAATACACGGAGGCGTGCCGAGAAACCTTATAGCAAAAATCGCCGATTTGAAAATTACATCTTATCTTGACGGGTTTTTGGTAAATACCCGCTTCGAAACCGATAAGGGAGTATTTACGGTTCACGCTTACGATTTCAATGCGTATGCAGAGAGAAGCGACGGGCCTGAAAAATTAATTCAGGATGAAACCGACATTCTCGTTTCTTCCAATATGGCATTTCTTCACAAATTGAAAATAGGAGACGTGCTTATTTCAGGAACTCCAAACGGTCCGAAAAAATTCGTTATTCGAGGCATAAAGGAACATTTCTTCTCCGAGCGAGGAACCGTTATGATGGATATTCATTCGTATGAAAAAATATTCGGAATTCGTTCCCTGAATTCCATCAAACTTTTTCTAAAAGATGATTTTAAGACGAAAGAAGGAGCCGAGATCGCAAAGGAAGAATTAAAAAAGTTGTTTGCGTCCGACCCGGCTTACTCGGATCTCACTCTTTTAGATTCATTTCAACTCCGAGAACTCTATTTGTACGAAGTGAATAAGGTGTTTAGAGTTTTGGATTCCTTAAAAATCACCGCATTATTCATCACTCTCATCTCGCTTTTATCCTCCTTGATGCATAACTTATTCGATAAACAGCGACTTTTAGGTTTGCTAAAATATTTAGGCGCCTCCCACGCGCAATTAGCGGCGATCGTACGATCCGAGGCAATTTTCTTGACCAGCTTCGGGGCGATTTTCGGAATTTTGGCCTCTTTAGTTATGGCTCCGATCATCCTTTATGTGGTGAACCGAAATGCGTTCGGATGGACTTTGACATTCACATTTCTTCCTTGGATGCCGATGACGATCATGATTGCCGCTCCGATTTTAGGTTGGTTGGCCGCTTTTTATCCTCTTCGGATTCTGAAACGTTTGAATTTCAAACTGAGTCCGGAATAGCTAAAAATTTTGCCCCCGCTCTTATAGCGGATAGTACGGAAAAAGAGTTAAATCTCTCTTGCTTGAAAAATAGAAGGAATTAAGCTACCAAAACGATGGGAACTCCGCTCGAAATCGCCCTTGAATTAGCCGAAGAGATAAAGAAGGCCAATATCCAGGAGGATAACCGAATTCCCTACTCCGACACCTTCCTTAAGGATATGATAGGTTTTTTCTCCAGAGAAACCTCGCAAATCAGGCAAACCTTGGAGATATTGCGGGAAGCGAAATATATTTTCATCATTAAAGTCGTTCTTCCCGACATGTCCCATAATGCTAAAAATCAGGACCCGGGAGTGGATGCGTACATCTATGCGGATCCAAAAATCGTGAGCGACCTTCGATCGTATACGGAGAAAAAATTAGAGAAGGCCTACGAGGCAACTTACTATAAACGTAAGTCTCCGTTTCAAATCACTCGTGAATTATTCCCTAAGATCAAAGAGCATAATAACACACCGTTAGGACGGTATATAAACGTCGTGGTGATGCTGGAAGAATATCAGAGAATTCTAACCGCAGCTCCGAACGAGTATGAGGATACTCGCCGTCGAAACAATCTTGCCGCATTATTGGAACAGTCGGGAACTCCTACTACTATCGCAAGAGACATTCCCGAATATGAGATCGGTCCGTCCATCGGAAGTCACGGAACAAAGCGCGCCGTGGATAAAGTCGCTTCCAACGAAGTACAGATTAATCCCAAAAATCCTTGGTCGCGATTAACCTCGAAATTCTCTTCCGAATTCTTGATTCGAATCCACCTTAGAAAATACGAATTCGATACGGTCAAAAAACTCATTCAGAGCGGAAAGATCGCCGAATACGATGAATTAAAATTCGTACGCGATACGTTGCAGGTAATGGAGAGTCACATTCATTTGGACCCGCTACTCAACAACTTCGTAGCGGAAATGACGGAACTACGCCGATTAGCTCAAAAGAAAATGAACATTCTGAAAGGAATCACGAATTCGGGTTCGATAGGCTCCGGTTAAACCACTCCGAAATATCTTGCGACCAGTACGATTAAAAGAATCAGAAGTATGAATATGTATCGCCTCCGTGCCGGATAGCCCGTATTCATTCTGTCCTTTGGCCAATAAAGTAAAAATAGAAGCACGTTAGCCGTTGCGACTATATAAATCACATCCTGTTTTAAATGCCAAGGACCGAATAAATAAGCCAAAATAATCCCGAAAGTCGGCAGGAATGCGAGCGGTGTTTTCCAAGTGAGAACGCGGGAATCCTCTTCGAATACGACCGCTTTTTTACCGGATTTTTCTTCCAGTTCGGCAAGAAAGTCATCCATGGCCTGCAAATTCAAAATCGGGACGAAAGTTCCTTGTTTGGTAATTAATACGATTCGTTGGTACCCTCTAAACTTATCCTTCTCGATTCCGCTCACTTCTCGCAAATCGAATTCCATGCATTGACCCTGAGGATTCCACTGTTTGAGGCTATTTCCCGATAATTCCACTTTAGAACCTTCTAAAGTTTTCAATTGTCTAGAATAATTCTTAACTAGTAAGAAAATCAAAAGACCGCCCAAAACCAAAAACATCGTCAAAAAAGATTCCTGGCTCTCCGGAGAAACTTGGCGAAAATTTACTCCTAAAAAAAGTAGAAAGACGAAGACCACCATTCCGGTCCGCTGCATTAATTTTTTACGAAAAACCGGAACGTCGTATGTATAATTTCCCATCGCTTACTCCAAATTTCCGAATTCCGATTTTTTAAAAATCGGATATACTCGAATTCCTTCCGCTTCAATCGCCTGTCTGCCGCCTTCTTCCCGGTCTAAAATACAAATACAAGCCGTTACTTCCAATCCGGAATCCCGAAGACTCTTTACCGCTTGAAGCGTCGAACCGCCGGTAGTTATCACATCGTCAACGACCACGCAGGATTTCACCGCATTCACTGCGCCTTCCACCAGGTTCTTCGTTCCATGTTCTTTTGCTTGTTTTCTTACGATTAAAGGAAATACGTTTTTCGCCTGCCGTCTGAACTCGAGAGCAATTCCGTAGCAAATCGGGTCCGCACCCATAGTTAGACCGCCGTATGCTTCCTGTTCGGAAAGCCCCGAACTCGGAATATGTCTTTCCACAATATACCGACAAAGCAATTCCAATCTTTCAGGGTGCAAAGTGATTTCCTTGCAATTAAAGTAATGTCTAGACTTTCTTCCGCTTGCTAACGTAAAGGGTTCTTCCCTAAATCGATACGCATGATTCTGCACGAGTCTAAATAATTCCTCTCTCACCTTGCAATTCCTCCGCGGTGTTTCATCGCCGCTTTTCCATAATAAGAACGATCTCGGAACGAAAAACCGATTTTTCTAAATCGGGAAAAAATCCGAAAAACGGAAACTTTTTCGCAACCTAACTAACGGCTTTCGCTCATATAAAGCAAACCAAGACCGGATTACCGATATGGAACAAACGAAAAAAATTGCGCTGAAAACTACCATCTTCCTCATAGCCACTCCGATTATCGGGGTGTTTGGCACGGCGGCCCTTCTCTTAACGAGAGGAATACCGACCTATACCTGGCTCGCATTCCTATTTATGCTAGTCGCAACAGGGCTTTCGATTACCGGCGGTTATCACCGCCTTTTCTCGCACAGAGCTTATAAAGCGGCTCTTCCAGTCCGTCTTTTCTATATTTTCTTCGGTGCGGCCGCATTTCAGCAATCCGTTATCGAATGGAGTTCCGATCACAGAATTCACCACAGATATGTGGATAAAGACGAAGATCCTTATTCGATCACAAAAGGTTTTTGGCATGCCCACATCCTATGGTTATTTAAGGATCGAAGCTATAGAGAACCGACCAATGTGAACGACCTTTGGGAAGATAAATGGGTCAAATTCCAACACGAGAATTATTACTCGGTTGCCATTTTCATGAACTTTATTCTCCCGATGATTATCTGCGGACTTTGGGGAGACTGGTTAGGCGGATTGATCGTAGTAGGAACTCTTAGAGTCGCCATCAATCACCATTTCACGTTTTTCATCAACTCGTTGGCGCATTACAAAGGCGCTCAGCCGTATTCGGATAAGCATACCGCTAAGGATAATTGGTTTATAGCTCTCTTTACATTCGGAGAAGGATACCATAACTACCACCACGAATTCCAAGCGGATTATAGAAACGGAATCCGCTGGCACGATTATGATCCGACTAAATGGCTGATCAATATCTTCTCCTACTTAGGACTTGCTAGCGACCTTAAGACTATTTCGGACGAACAGATTCTTCGTAAGAAAATGATCATGGATGAAAAGAGACTTCGCAATAAACTAGAAGTTAAATCCGAATCTTTAGCTCCTGGATTCGAAGAAAGATTGGAATCGCTACGTAAGACCGTCCAGGAAAGACAACTGCGCTTGCTAGCTCTCAAAACCGAGCAAGAAGAAGTCGATAAAAAAGCGGTCAAAGACGCTAAATCGGATTTCAAAGTCGCATTAAAGACTTGGAAGCGTTTCGTATCCGGAGATTTGGCTCCAGCTTAAGAATTCACTGTACCTGATCCCAGCATTGCCCTCCCCTAAAAAGGAGGGTTTTCTTTTAATAGGATATCGATTGCGATCGCCTTCTTGGCGAAAACCTCGACCAAAAATCGAATTAAATGTCCGTCGCGATTCCGGAAGAATCACCCAACTGAATCACATCCACTTCGACTTTCAACTTATGCTTTCCTCCTCCGAATAGGATTCCCCGTAACGGAGAAACATCCGAAAAATCCCGTCCCACGGAAGTGTAAATATACTCTTCCGTTATGCTTTTACCGTTGGTTGGATCGAAATCATACCAACCTAATCCCGGACAGTAAACGGATATCCAAGCATGAGTTGCATCGCTTCCCCTTAATTTAGGTTTACCGGTCGGCGGATACGTTTCGATATAACCGGATACATACCGGCAGGGAAATCCCATGGAACGAAACGCAGCGATGGATAAGTGAGTGAAGTCCTGACAAACACCTTCCTTCTTATCCAACACTTCTTCCAAAGGAGTGTATATATTCGTACTCCCCGCTTTGAATTTGAATTCTTCACGAAACCGCATTACGTATTCCAGTACGGCTTCCAAATAAGGCTTATTCAACGGGAGAAACCGATTTAAAAATTCCGAATATAATTCGGACCGAACTACGAATAGGGAATCGCCGATAAATTCAAGAGCTTCCATTTCCTCCTTCGTGGAACAATGATTCAAGGCCTGTAAAACCTCGTAACCGGTCGGAGAATTTGAAAATTGGGTAAAGACGGAATCCGTAGTAACTTTGGCTTCGGCAAGTACGGAAAGAACGGTGTGAGGCTCGTCGACGGAAAAAGAATAAACCGTATTTCCGAAATAATCTCTCCGAAATTCCGTTAATTTAGGTTTCGGCTCGACAGTGATCCTAAGTTCCCGGCAAATCTGACGATCATTCGAATCCGGACAAAGGTGAGCCAAATTTAAACAATGCGCCACCGACTTTTCGTACGTATAATGCGTAAGATGACGCACGGAATACTCAGCCATACGGTCCTCCCAGGCGAACCTGATTTTCCACGTAGCGGAAATATTTTTTCGCTAAGGCATCCGCAACTGCCTTCAATTGCAGAAAGATATCGTCCAACCAGCGGCGCAAGCCCCCCGCCGGGTCAGCGTATTCGAATAACCGTTTGGCATCCTCTTCCTTAAATCGAGCGACAAGTTCGTTGAAAAGTCGAACTTCCTCCGGAAGATCTCCGTTGACTCCGGAAATCATCAAGGCGTTTTCTCGAATCCTGGACAATTGATAAGCCAGAGAACGAGGATTCGTTTCGTCGAATATAAGAATATCGATTACAGATTCGGCTTCGATTCTATATTTATATCTTCTACGATATGTAATTCGAATATCATTTACGTTTAATAGACTTTCGAAAACGCCTTTATTATAAAGAGTCGTTTGGTTGACTACGGAAAGTAGTACTCTCGCTAAAAACTGGGATCGCTCCAACCGTTTTCCCAAATCCAGGAAATAGTACCCGGTCTCGCGGCTCATATTTTCGGACGATAATCCGGACAGGGAAGAGAGAAGAGTGACCAATTTTTGCAAGTATTCTAGGATTTCTCCGTAAGAAGAATCGCTCGGAGATTCGCTTTCAATCTGAGAAATCAAATATCTGGTATCGTCGGAAATCCGATCCCGCACCGATTTAGTGGTTCGGACAAAGAAATTCAGATCATGTCGAATGCTTCCCGATGAGTAATGCGAGGTAACCATCTCATAAACTTTATCACGGACAGCCTCCAAGGATCCGGATCCGATTGCCTCTCCGAACCCTCCCGAAAAATTCGAGACTTGGCTTAAAATTCCGAGAAGGACGGAAGACTGATCTCTTTCATAGGATTCTTCCGATTCGAGAATTTTATTCACTCCTTCTCGAACGAGCCTAGCCATATTTTCAGCACGTTCCGCATAACGCCCCATCCAGAACATATTGTCCGCGACGCGACTTGGAACTCCAGCCCCCTTTCTCTTAAGCGGGATTCGTTCGACATTACCCGGGAGGAGCGTGATATCCTTCTTTTCTTCCGACGATAAAATCCAAAGATCTTTGGACACCGCCCCTCTTTGGTTCGTAACGATAAGTTCGTCATGTTTCGGCGCAACCCGAACTAAGCCGCCGGGCATACTCGTGTATCCGTTTTCGGACAGACAGGAAAAAGTTCTTAGAACCGATTTTCCTACCGATAAGCCTTCCGAATTTCCGGAGAAAACGGGACAGGTTGATCCGCTTAGAATTTCCTGAGCTACGTATTTCTCCGGCTTCGCGTTAATTTTCGCTCTCCACTCGTCTCGCTCGGATTGGGAAAGTTGGGATAAAAATACGGAGGGTTCGAAGGAGGAGCGAACGGCAGGCTTTAAAACGTATTTTTCGTAATTTGAGAATACTTCCGCTCGGGAGGATTCTTCCCCCATCCAATGAGTCGTTACGTTAGGGAGAATTAAATCCTCCCCTAAATAAAATTTACATAATGCGGGCAAATAGGCATGCAAAGCCCGATTTTCAAGGAAACCCGAGCCGATCGGATTTGCAACTACGATCGTCCCGGCTCTTACCGCTCCTAGAATTCCCGGAACCCCCAATAGAGAATCTCCCTTTAATTCAAGAGGATCCATAAACCAATCGTCGACGCGACGAAAAATAACGTCCACCTGCTGTAAACCTTCCACCGTTTTTAAGAAAACCTTATTTTCACGGACGGTCAGATCTTCGGCTTGCGCTAAAGTAAACCCCAGATATCCGGCGAGATACGCGTGCTCGAAATACGTTTCATTCCCCGGACCGGGCGTCAAAAGTACGATCAGCGGATCACGGTCCTTTGTCGGAGATAAATTATATAATGTTTTTCTTAAAGATCTAAAATATAACGCGACTCGATGGACTTGGGAATCGCGGTAAATCGACGGAAAAACTCTGGAAAGAACGATTCGGTTTTCGAGAGCATAACCGGATCCTGACGGGGCTTGAACTCGATCCCCGATTACGAAAAAATTACCGCTCTTATCGCGACTGATATCCGTCGCCACGAACGCCAATCGAAACGTTGAATTATCGTAAATTGGCGAACAAGCGCGCAAAAATCCGCCTGAATGAAACAATACTTGCGGGGGAATTTTTCGTTCATAGAGAAGCTTTCTAGGACCGTAAACGTCTTTAAGAATTTCGTCCAGCAATTCGGAGCGTTGGATCAGACCTCTTTCGATTTGATCCCACTCTTTACTTTCCATCAAAAGCGGGAATAAATCCAGAGACCAGATTCTTTCACGATCGTCTCCGTAAACATTATACGTGACTCCGTTCTCGCGAAGAATCCTAAGACTATCTTCTTTTCTCCGACGTAATTCGGAAGCCCCTAAATGATCGAAAGAACGAAGAAGAAAATCGTATTTATCGCGAGGTATTCCTTGATGAGAGCATACCTCGTCAAAAATTCCGGAGACAGGAAAATATCCGGATAGGAGACTATTGTTCTGGGAAGCTTGCTGGCTCATCTTCCGGAAGTCATTTTCCGGTTCGGTCCAGATTTTTTCCATCCTTTCGAACGACCCGAAGCCGTTTTTACACAAAGGAAAGGTGCTTTAGGAGCAAATCTAAGTTTCCATTTTTATCGGCAACAACGAATTCCGGAGCTCCAGCTATCGAAATCACCCGCTGAAAAGGCCGAAAACCTAATCCAATTTCAGCGTCGCCCCGATATTGATCTGACGATACGGTCCTTGCTGGATTCCGACCGGAAGTCTTCCGGAAATATAGACTCGGTCTTCCAAATTTTTACCGTTCACAAATATCGACCATCTTCCTCCGGGAACCTCATAGCCGAAGTCTGCGTTCCAAATCCCGTATGCCGGCACCACACCCTGGCTACCATCCGAACTCTGGTTTTTCGTGTTTTGTAAATCGGAATACTGTTTATCGAAATGTTGATACTCTACTCTTACGTAAAACCCGCGAGGACTTTTAACGCCGAAGGCGGTGATGACCGTGTGCATCGGAACATACGGGAGATAATTCCCGCTCGTATTTACTTTGATAACGTTTCCGGCAGAGTTAACGCTGAACAACGGTTGATTCGTTACGCTTACCGTACCGTCTGCATTCTGAATCGTTCCGACCGGAACGTAAGTCGTCGAAATCGCACGAGTATAAGAATACGCGATTTCCAGAGGTATCTCCCAGCGAGACTCCGCGAACTTCCCGAAATCGAATACGAAATTACTTTCCACGCCTCGGTTCACCGACTTACCGGCGTTGATCGGAACCGCTCCTATCGAGGAACCGGCCTCGTTCGTGTTCACGATCTGATTGGAAAAGAATAATGCATACGTGCTTATTTGAGTATAGAAGTATTTCGTAATATTCCCTCTAACACCGGTCTCGTAATTATTGGACCTTTCCGCGTTAAGCTTATACCCTAACCCTAACGAAGGATTCAGGATGGTGGAAAATGAGGGAGGGGCAAAGGCCGTATGAGCGCCTGCAAACCACATGAACTTCTCCATCAAATCATAGGTTATTCCGAAACCGGGTAAAACCACTTTCGTATAACTCTCGTTAGCCTGATTTACTAGGATATTCTGACCTACGGTCGTAGCCAATCCGTACGTTACATCGGTAGCCGTGGCGAATTTTCGATGAGTGAATACTCCCTGCGAAATATATTCGTATCTGACTCCCGGAATAATTTTCAACCGCTCGGTCAGTTTAATTGAGTCCTGAACATAGGTGGCGTATGCTCTCGCATTCCGAGTCTGCTGTTGAGTCGTAATTCCTTGATTCATCGTCGGATACGGAAATTGGTTATAAGCCGCATTTACAGTTTCATAATGTGCCCGTGCCCCGCCGGAGATTTCGTGCTCTAAACCGAAGGCAACGAACTTACCTTCCAGTTTCGTTTCCAATCCACCCGTCCGAAAAAATTGGTGCCGATTCGGAGTGGTATTTAACATGTAAATCACGTCTCCCGGACGGTTTCCGATGGGAGCGGGAGAATACACTGCAAAGACGTTTCCGGTAGGTGGAGTCGGGAGACCGAGTTCGTTCGGGCTATTATAAGAATAGGATTCCTGCTTAAAATCGAATCCGACATTCGTCCAATACGAACGGGTAATCAATTTCCAATTTTCGTTGAAGGCATGATCATGCCCGATGACTGCAGCCTGGCGTTCCACATGCTTTCTATCGAAACGAGCCGGGTTGATTTTCGGGTCTTTCCAGTACAATCCTTGAGTTAGTCCCAGATAGGTGGCCTGTGAATCTTGTTGGTAGACTTGATACTTTAGAAAAACCGTATCCTTATCCCCGATTTTTTGCATTAATTTAACGTTAAAATCGTTAACGTTAAAACCTTGATAATTTCTAAATCCGTTTCCCTGGGTATGTAAATACGAAACGTCATAAGCGGTATTCGTGTTTTGGACCGTCCCGCCGTATTGAACCAAGTTGGAAGCGTACCCGTTTATTCCCCCGATCAATTTCAAATTTAGAGTCGGTTTTTCGGGAGGCTTTCGAGTCACAAAATTGACGATACCACCCAAAGTCGTAGGGCCGAATAGAATGGAGCCGGAACCCTTCACTACCTCGACTCTTTCCATACGATCGATATGAGGAATAAAATAACTTTCCGGTTGCCCATAAGGACTCAAAGAAGTGAAAACACCGTCCTCCAAAATCAGCGTTTTTCTGGATTCCTCATTGCTCACACCGCGAAACGCAATGTTTGGAGTAAGACCGACAGCATCCTGGTAGCGAATTGTGGCGCCCGGGACCCTTCTCAAGGCTTCCATCGAATCGATCGGACTCGTCTCTTTCAGAATTTTCTTTCCGACGACGTTAGCCGATCC encodes the following:
- a CDS encoding ABC transporter ATP-binding protein translates to MLGSTDRLIVRNLKKEYKTGKLSTPVLNGIDIELPTSFITLMGPSGSGKSTFLNILSGIDSADSGEVWVNGFDLTKLSESELTEYRRNDTGIIFQFFHLLPYLDAIENVALPLYISGLGRKAARSIAEEALERVGLANRRTHKPDELSGGEQQRVAIARALGKKPRIVLADEPTGNLDTLHAGKVLELLLELQEKEKFSLIIVTHDREIGTQGKIRLRMKDGRIYQEEEILR
- a CDS encoding FtsX-like permease family protein; translation: MSLYLLFLFEYFRTHISRVVFALLGISLGVGLFLSTTTNAGKAERSLIDFSLGYFRRDYKLKVGASQPGQTISWNTISYIYNDPRLRKITNILPRSQREAIASDNLRILYLAIDLIKETPGKSLIGQNGRIQTLSPADTTFVSQAVWDRYKGKPFDLLLDGVTREIRNYHPVKTEGGFLVFQDFSLASQNIDTEKGPDYLLLRCPEDDATKIKRILAEDLGGNFQVETSREIQEKSANALRSFQLNLLVISFISLLIAFFMVSNTMSGLYLSRERELGILRTLGLDHRKATFLFLSQSLILGVFGSILGLGIGTFFSGLDFFRPESTLVDRSFLSTYGSIPATDYAIALVVGIAGSVFSALIPSSRAGKITPISILRDASKGSSTFGTEKFAVAGVLLFIISLGIANIPSPWKLPLPGLLGIGGIVIGITLAFPFCIKTITGIMISLLEKGDSTFTFLKIGLEELKENPGRNTLTAATVMLSVSLVLCLTILTDSYKRSLNDWVDSEFPSDITVINNRFFHSGIHGGVPRNLIAKIADLKITSYLDGFLVNTRFETDKGVFTVHAYDFNAYAERSDGPEKLIQDETDILVSSNMAFLHKLKIGDVLISGTPNGPKKFVIRGIKEHFFSERGTVMMDIHSYEKIFGIRSLNSIKLFLKDDFKTKEGAEIAKEELKKLFASDPAYSDLTLLDSFQLRELYLYEVNKVFRVLDSLKITALFITLISLLSSLMHNLFDKQRLLGLLKYLGASHAQLAAIVRSEAIFLTSFGAIFGILASLVMAPIILYVVNRNAFGWTLTFTFLPWMPMTIMIAAPILGWLAAFYPLRILKRLNFKLSPE
- the pyrE gene encoding orotate phosphoribosyltransferase; the protein is MREELFRLVQNHAYRFREEPFTLASGRKSRHYFNCKEITLHPERLELLCRYIVERHIPSSGLSEQEAYGGLTMGADPICYGIALEFRRQAKNVFPLIVRKQAKEHGTKNLVEGAVNAVKSCVVVDDVITTGGSTLQAVKSLRDSGLEVTACICILDREEGGRQAIEAEGIRVYPIFKKSEFGNLE
- a CDS encoding acyl-CoA desaturase; translated protein: MEQTKKIALKTTIFLIATPIIGVFGTAALLLTRGIPTYTWLAFLFMLVATGLSITGGYHRLFSHRAYKAALPVRLFYIFFGAAAFQQSVIEWSSDHRIHHRYVDKDEDPYSITKGFWHAHILWLFKDRSYREPTNVNDLWEDKWVKFQHENYYSVAIFMNFILPMIICGLWGDWLGGLIVVGTLRVAINHHFTFFINSLAHYKGAQPYSDKHTAKDNWFIALFTFGEGYHNYHHEFQADYRNGIRWHDYDPTKWLINIFSYLGLASDLKTISDEQILRKKMIMDEKRLRNKLEVKSESLAPGFEERLESLRKTVQERQLRLLALKTEQEEVDKKAVKDAKSDFKVALKTWKRFVSGDLAPA
- a CDS encoding transglutaminase family protein: MAEYSVRHLTHYTYEKSVAHCLNLAHLCPDSNDRQICRELRITVEPKPKLTEFRRDYFGNTVYSFSVDEPHTVLSVLAEAKVTTDSVFTQFSNSPTGYEVLQALNHCSTKEEMEALEFIGDSLFVVRSELYSEFLNRFLPLNKPYLEAVLEYVMRFREEFKFKAGSTNIYTPLEEVLDKKEGVCQDFTHLSIAAFRSMGFPCRYVSGYIETYPPTGKPKLRGSDATHAWISVYCPGLGWYDFDPTNGKSITEEYIYTSVGRDFSDVSPLRGILFGGGKHKLKVEVDVIQLGDSSGIATDI
- a CDS encoding circularly permuted type 2 ATP-grasp protein codes for the protein MSQQASQNNSLLSGYFPVSGIFDEVCSHQGIPRDKYDFLLRSFDHLGASELRRRKEDSLRILRENGVTYNVYGDDRERIWSLDLFPLLMESKEWDQIERGLIQRSELLDEILKDVYGPRKLLYERKIPPQVLFHSGGFLRACSPIYDNSTFRLAFVATDISRDKSGNFFVIGDRVQAPSGSGYALENRIVLSRVFPSIYRDSQVHRVALYFRSLRKTLYNLSPTKDRDPLIVLLTPGPGNETYFEHAYLAGYLGFTLAQAEDLTVRENKVFLKTVEGLQQVDVIFRRVDDWFMDPLELKGDSLLGVPGILGAVRAGTIVVANPIGSGFLENRALHAYLPALCKFYLGEDLILPNVTTHWMGEESSRAEVFSNYEKYVLKPAVRSSFEPSVFLSQLSQSERDEWRAKINAKPEKYVAQEILSGSTCPVFSGNSEGLSVGKSVLRTFSCLSENGYTSMPGGLVRVAPKHDELIVTNQRGAVSKDLWILSSEEKKDITLLPGNVERIPLKRKGAGVPSRVADNMFWMGRYAERAENMARLVREGVNKILESEESYERDQSSVLLGILSQVSNFSGGFGEAIGSGSLEAVRDKVYEMVTSHYSSGSIRHDLNFFVRTTKSVRDRISDDTRYLISQIESESPSDSSYGEILEYLQKLVTLLSSLSGLSSENMSRETGYYFLDLGKRLERSQFLARVLLSVVNQTTLYNKGVFESLLNVNDIRITYRRRYKYRIEAESVIDILIFDETNPRSLAYQLSRIRENALMISGVNGDLPEEVRLFNELVARFKEEDAKRLFEYADPAGGLRRWLDDIFLQLKAVADALAKKYFRYVENQVRLGGPYG